One Periophthalmus magnuspinnatus isolate fPerMag1 chromosome 15, fPerMag1.2.pri, whole genome shotgun sequence genomic window carries:
- the heatr5b gene encoding HEAT repeat-containing protein 5B isoform X1 — protein sequence MELAHSLLLNEEALAQITEAKRPVFIFEWLRFLDKVLVAANKVDVKEKQKKLVEQLTGLISSAPGPPTRKLLAKNLATLYSIGDTFTVFQTLDKCNEIIKSKDDTPAYLPTKLAAVACVGAFYEKMGRMLGSSFPDTINNLLKALKSAESQGRGEILLSLQKVLSGLGGAAASCHRDIYKNARSLLTDRSMAVRCAVAKCLLELQNEAVFMWTTELESLATLCFKALEGSNYGVRVAVAKLLGTVMATALMPKQAAVMRQNVKRATLDEVLELMSTGFLRGGSGFLKSGGEMLKGASVSREVRVGVTQAYVVFVTTLGGQWLERNFATFLSHVLDLVSHPRATQTHVEAVYSRRCVSFMLRATLGGLLGEKAQIAAGKEICQAISKQMRAVGKEDGGEISRFRALQKAVVNDLTGENKAGAADVSASQHVMVCALKELGSLVQSLSATASPLIQEPSIGLLETVTSVLLHPSMAARLAAAWCLRCVAVALPYQLTPLLDRCAERINNLKSSPEAVSGYSFAMAALLGGVHQCPLGIPHSKGKLVVSIAEDLLRSAAQNSRLSLQRTQAGWLLLGALMTLGPALVRYHLPKMLLLWRNVFPRSQKELEAEKARGDSFTWQVTLEGRAGALCAMRSFVAHCPELLTEDVIRRLMTPIECAMTMMSHVPSIIKVHGAHLKASAAMVRLRLYDILALLPPKTYEGSFNALLRELVAEFTLTDNSANTTTSLLRSLCHYDDSVLMGSWLQETDHKSIEDQLQPNSASGSGALEHDPSSIYLRIPVGEAIPGPLPLGVSVIDASVALFGVVFPHVSFKHRLQMLDHFAECIKQAKGVRQQAVQLNIFTAVLSALKGLAENKSTLGPEEVRKSALALVMGALDNPNPILRCAAGEALGRMAQVVGEATFIARMAQTSFDKLKSARDVVSRTGHSLALGCLHRYVGGIGSGQHLKTSVSILLALAQDGSSHEVQTWALHSLALIVDSSGPMYRGYVEPTLSLVLTLLLTVPPSHTEVHQCLGRCLGALITTVGPELQGNGATISTIRSSCLVGCAIMQDHSDSLVQAAAISCLQQLHMFAPRHVNLSSLVPCLCVHLCSSHLLLRRAAVACLRQLAQREAAEVCEYAMSLAKKAGDGTTINLNITETGLEGVLFGMLDRETDRKLCSDIHDTLGHMLSSLAVEKLSHWLKLCKDVLAATTDVGGAVVFEVERDEEDSEKNNETDDDTMFTGLGDDDKSKPSVAPRWVTRVFAADCLCRIILLCENADKAHFDLAAARSAQAKKGDLLVRHLSDLIRMAFMAATDHSNQLRMAGLQALEDIIKKFASVPEPEFPGHVILEQYQANVGAALRPAFSPDTPSDITAKACQVCSTWIGSGVVSDLNDLRRVHNLLVSSLDKVQAGKGSSSQLYSESATTMEKLAVLKAWAEVYVVAMKIKKEAESKPAKPVRSGDEDEDEEDLSVDVLPPDSLITLVQPELPSLSRLWLAMLRDYALLTLPAEFSSQLPPDGGAFYTPETIDTARLHYRSSWAPVLHAVALWLNSTGFGAGEDKPDSPSAPSKAAGVPQPKTFEESVKDRMHLILGVSIEFLCFPRPEEPIEHVMSCLQALCTLLDSPCAKMHIAEDQLLAVELLNVLHRLLLTRDPPAVQLQVTAVVQETIRAAQDQLQRQRSSKNKDEEVEKESVPGLGEGGDTGELVPGKSLVFATMELLVFILVRHLPQLNTKVKESPSHAALRPQRLSEESARLVAHTVSILAELPSLCTPAGSMTILPTVLFLITGVLKETALKTADNSVPAPVSAALQAIKTIITSPLAREETIKTQWTTLVRSSLASVLEYSQPDESRPDMDDVSMLTAITLFLLSAGSELVGVTVLQKGCLDRYRNALNSGDPWLEARCYQLLLSVFQHCSRALSTPYIHALAPILVEKLKSVETNRPMTNVELQAVQEGIRVLETLVGMGEEQNRVQLLALLVPTLISYLLDEKAISSAPPVSKGLHEFALQNLMRIGPLYPAAFKIVIGAAPELKTRLESAIRANQASSKAKAAARQAQPTVQAAPTIKLKTSFF from the exons ATGGAGCTGGCTCACAGTCTGCTGCTGAATGAAGAAGCTTTGGCGCAGATCACTGAAGCCAAAAGGCCTGTCTTTATTTTCGAGTGGCTCCGTTTCCTGGATAAAGTCCTTGTAGCTGCAAATAAG GTTGATGTAAAGGAGAAACAGAAGAAATTGGTGGAGCAGCTTACTGGGCTTATAAGCAGTGCTCCTGGCCCTCCAACCAGAAAACTACTGGCCAAAAATTTAGCAACTCTCTACAGTATTGGGGACACGTTCACTGTATTCCAGACTTTGGATAAATGCAATGAGATTATCAAAAGCAAGGATGACACACCCGCGTACCTACCAACAAAACT tgCTGCTGTGGCATGTGTTGGTGCTTTTTATGAAAAAATGGGTCGGATGCTTGGGAGTTCTTTTCCTGATACAATAAACAATCTTTTAAAGGCATTAAAGAGTGCAGAG TCCCAGGGCAGAGGGGAGATTCTCCTCAGTTTGCAAAAAGTGTTGAGTGGACTGGGAGGTGCAGCAGCCTCATGTCACAGAGATATCTACAAAAACGCACGCTCCCTTCTAACAGACAGGTCCATGGCTGTCCGCTGTGCTGTAGCAAAG TGCTTGTTGGAGCTACAGAACGAGGCAGTGTTCATGTGGACCACAGAGCTTGAGAGCTTGGCCACACTGTGTTTCAAAGCCCTGGAAGGATCTAACTATGGAGTCCGGGTAGCAGTAGCTAAACTCCTGGGAACAGTTATGGCCACTGCTCTGATGCCCAAACAAGCAGCGG TTATGCGTCAAAATGTGAAGCGTGCCACTCTGGATGAGGTGCTTGAACTCATGTCCACTGGATTTTTGCGCGGAGGTTCTGGCTTCTTGAAGAGTGGTGGAGAGATGCTAAAGGGGGCCTCAGTTAGCCGGGAAGTGCGAGTTGGTGTCACACAG GCCTATGTTGTCTTTGTCACCACACTTGGCGGTCAGTGGCTGGAGCGAAACTTTGCCACGTTCCTGTCGcatgttttagacctggtctctCATCCTCGTGCCACACAAACTCATGTAGAGGCTGTGTACTCGCGCCGCTGTGTGTCCTTTATGCTTCGAGCCACTCTGGGTGGCCTGCTCGGAGAAAAAGCCCAAATCGCTGCAGGCAAAGAAATATGCCAAGCCATCAGCAAGCAGATGAGGGCTGTGGGTAAGGAGGATGGGGGGGAAATATCACGGTTCAGAGCATTACAGA AGGCAGTAGTGAATGATTTGACTGGAGAAAACAAAGCAGGGGCAGCTGATGTCTCTGCCAGTCAACATGTGATGGTGTGTGCCCTGAAGGAGCTGGGCAGTCTGGTCCAGAGCCTGAGTGCTACGGCCTCTCCGCTCATACAAGAGCCATCTATAG gcCTGCTAGAGACAGTGACTTCAGTGCTGCTCCACCCCAGCATGGCGGCACGTCTAGCTGCAGCGTGGTGCCTGCGATGTGTTGCCGTGGCGCTACCCTATCAGCTGACCCCTCTGCTGGACCGCTGCGCAGAAAGGATCAACAACCTGAAGAGCTCCCCTGAGGCTGTGAGTGGCTACAGCTTTGCCATGGCTGCCCTGCTTGGAGGAGTGCACCAGTGTCCATTAGGCATCCCCCACTCCAAGGGCAAG TTGGTGGTGAGCATAGCAGAGGACCTCCTACGCTCTGCTGCTCAGAACAGCCGCCTGTCACTGCAGCGCACTCAGGCAGGGTGGTTGCTGCTCGGAGCCCTCATGACTTTGG GTCCGGCCCTCGTGCGATATCACCTTCCCAAGATGCTGCTTCTGTGGAGAAACGTTTTCCCTCGCTCTCAGAAAGAGCTGGAGGCTGAGAAGGCCAGAGGAGACTCCTTCACCTGGCAGGTCACGCTGGAGGGCCGTGCTGGAGCTCTTTGTG CAATGCGCAGTTTTGTGGCTCACTGCCCTGAATTGCTGACGGAGGATGTGATTCGCCGGCTAATGACTCCCATTGAATGTGCAATGACCATGATGTCCCA CGTCCCTTCAATCATCAAGGTTCATGGAGCACATCTTAAAGCCAGTGCTGCAATGGTGAGGCTCAGACTGTATGACATCCTGGCTCTACTGCCTCCTAAAACATATGAAG GCAGCTTCAACGCTCTGCTCCGGGAGCTGGTGGCGGAGTTCACACTGACTGACAATTCGGCAAACACCACCACCTCTCTCCTGCGCTCGCTCTGTCACTATGACGACAGCGTGCTTATGGGCTCGTGGCTGCAAGAGACCGATCACAAGTCTATAGAGGACCAG CTGCAGCCCAACAGTGCGTCGGGCAGTGGAGCTCTGGAGCATGACCCCTCCTCCATCTACCTGCGGATTCCGGTTGGAGAGGCCATCCCAGGACCTCTACCTCTGGGCGTCTCGGTCATTGATGCTTCAGTCGCTCTATTTGGAGTGGTCTTCCCTCATGTGTCTTTCAAACACAG GCTGCAAATGCTGGATCACTTTGCTGAGTGCATTAAGCAGGCGAAAGGAGTCCGACAACAGGCTGTTCAGCTCAACATCTTTACTGCTGTCCTCAGTGCTCTTAAA GGCTTGGCTGAGAACAAGAGCACCCTGGGCCCAGAGGAGGTCCGTAAATCAGCTCTAGCTCTAGTCATGGGGGCTTTGGACAACCCCAACCCAATCCTGCGCTGTGCGGCTGGGGAGGCCCTGGGAAGGATGGCGCAGGTGGTCGGAGAGGCAACCTTCATCGCTAGAATGGCACAGACCAGTTTTGACAA GCTCAAATCGGCCCGTGATGTTGTATCTAGGACAGGACACTCTCTTGCTCTAGGCTGTCTTCATCGGTACGTCGGAGGAATTGGTTCGGGGCAGCACTTAAAGACCAGTGTCAGCATCCTCCTGGCCCTGGCACAGGATGGCTCTTCTCACGAGGTTCAG ACTTGGGCACTCCACTCTTTGGCCCTCATCGTAGACTCCAGTGGTCCTATGTACAGAGGCTACGTGGAGCCCACCCTCTCCCTCGTACTTACGCTGCTCCTGACTGTGCCCCCCTCCCACACAGAGGTGCACCAGTGTTTGGGACGCTGCCTGGGAGCTCTCATCACCACTGTGGGGCCAGAGCTGCAGG GCAATGGTGCCACTATTTCGACCATCCGGTCGTCGTGCCTGGTGGGCTGTGCCATAATGCAGGACCACTCAGATTCTCTGGTTCAGGCAGCAGCCATCTCAtgtctgcagcagcttcatATGTTTGCTCCTCGCCATGTTAACCTCTCCAGCCTGGTGCCCTGTCTTTGT GTGCACCTGTGCAGCTCTCACCTGCTCCTCCGACGCGCTGCTGTGGCCTGTCTCAGACAGCTCGCCCAGAGAGAGGCAGCCGAGGTCTGCGAGTACGCCATGAGCCTCGCCAAGAAGGCAGGGGACGGCACAACCATCA ACCTAAACATCACAGAGACAGGTTTGGAGGGAGTTCTATTCGGGATGCTCGACAGAGAAACTGACAGAAAACTCTGCTCCGATATTCACGACACTCTGGGACACATGCTTTCATCGCTGGCCGTGGAAAAACTCTCCCACTGGCTCAAACTCTGTAAAGATGTCCTAGCAGCAACCACAG aTGTTGGTGGAGCCGTTGTGTTCgaggtggagagagatgaggaggactCGGAGAAGAACAATGAGACTGACGATGACACCATGTTCACGGGACTTGGCGATGATGACAAGTCCAAGCCCTCTGTAGCTCCTCGGTGGGTCACTCGAGTGTTCGCGGCTGACTGTTTGTGCCGAATCATCCTGCTCTGTGAGAACGCAGACAAAGCCCACTTCGACCTGGCAGCAGCCCGCTCAGCTCAGGCTAAGAAAG GAGATCTGCTGGTGCGTCACTTGTCTGACCTCATCCGTATGGCTTTCATGGCGGCCACAGACCACAGTAACCAGCTGCGGATGGCCGGGCTGCAGGCGCTCGAGGACATCATTAAGAAGTTTGCCTCTGTCCCAGAACCTGAGTTTCCTGGGCATGTGATCCTGGAGCAGTACCAAGCCAAT GTTGGCGCTGCTCTCAGACCGGCGTTTTCACCTGATACTCCATCTGATATCACAGCTAAAGCCTGTCAG GTTTGCAGTACATGGATTGGCAGCGGTGTGGTGAGTGACCTGAATGACCTGCGAAGAGTACATAACCTGTTGGTCTCGTCCCTGGACAAGGTGCAGGCTGGGAAAGGCTCGTCCAGTCAACTGTACAGCGAGAGTGCCACTACAATGGAGAAActggcagttctgaaggcgtgGGCTGAG GTTTATGTTGTGGCAATGAAGATCAAGAAGGAGGCAGAGTCTAagcctgctaaaccagtgaggAGTGGAGATGaagatgaggatgaggaggatctCAGTGTGGACGTGTTGCCTCCGGACAGTCTGATCACTTTGGTCCAACCGGAGCTGCCCTCTCTGAGCCGTCTGTGGCTGGCCATGCTCCGAGACTACGCTCTGCTCACTCTGCCCGCTGAATTCTCTAGCCAGCTGCCTCCTGATG GTGGTGCATTCTACACTCCAGAGACCATAGACACGGCTCGGCTGCACTATCGCAGCTCCTGGGCTCCTGTGCTTCACGCCGTGGCCCTGTGGCTGAACAGCACTGGGTTTGGTGCTGGAGAAGACAAACCTGATTCTCCCTCTGCCCCATCCAAAGCTGCAGGAGTCCCTCAGCCCAAAACATTTGAAGAATCGGTGAAAGATAGAATGCATCTTATTCTGG GTGTCAGCATTGAGTTTCTTTGCTTTCCACGTCCAGAGGAGCCCATAGAACATGTGATGTCTTGTCTACAGGCCCTATGCACTCTCCTAGATTCACCATGTGCCAAGATGCACATTGCAGAAGACCAG TTATTAGCAGTGGAGCTTCTGAATGTGCTGCACCGACTGTTACTGACCCGGGACCCTCCGGCGGTTCAACTCCAGGTCACTGCCGTCGTCCAGGAAACCATCAGGGCAGCACAGGACCAACTGCAGCGACAACGCTCCTCCAAAA ACAAAGATGAGGAGGTAGAGAAGGAGTCTGTACCGGGCCTGGGAGAGGGAGGTGACACTGGGGAGCTGGTTCCTGGTAAATCCCTGGTGTTTGCCACCATGGAGCTGCTGGTGTTTATTCTGGTTCGGCATTTACCACAACTCAATACCAAAGTGAAGGAGTCCCCCAGCCACGCCGCACTCAGGCCCCAGAGGCTGTCGGAGGAAAGTGCCCGGCTGGTTGCTCACACGGTGTCTATCCTGGCTGAGCTGCCTTCCCTCTGCACGCCAGCTG GGAGCATGACTATCCTTCCTACAGTGCTCTTTCTTATCACTGGAGTCCTGAAGGAGACCGCTCTGAAAACTGCAGACAACTCTGTGCCCGCTCCAGTTTCCGCAGCGCTACAGGCCATCAAAACCATCATCACCTCACCCCTGGCCCGCGAGGAAACCATAAAGACGCAGTGGACCACCCTTGTGAGGAGCAGCCTGGCTTCTGTGCTAGAATACTCACAACCAG aTGAGTCCCGGCCTGACATGGACGACGTCAGCATGTTGACAGCGATCACTCTGTTTTTGCTCTCAGCGGGCAGTGAGCTCGTGGGTGTTACTGTGCTGCAGAAGGGCTGTTTGGACCGGTACAGGAATGCTCTCAACTCTGGGGATCCCTGG TTGGAGGCCCGGTGTTATCAGCTGCTACTGTCAGTGTTTCAGCATTGCAGTCGTGCCCTCTCCACTCCATATATTCATGCTCTGGCCCCCATCCTGGTGGAAAAGCTGAAGTCTGTGGAAACCAATCGACCCATGACCAATGTAGAGCTGCAGGCTGTACAGGAGGGCATTAGGGTCCTAGAGACGCTGGTCGGCATGGGAGAGGAACAAAACA GGGTCCAGTTATTGGCTCTCCTTGTCCCTACCCTCATCTCGTACCTCTTGGATGAAAAGGCcatctcctctgcaccaccagTCTCTAAAGGTCTTCACGAGTTTGCACTTCAAAACTTGATGCGCATTGGACCCCTGTACCCAGCTGCCTTCAAGATCGTCATTGGTGCTGctccagagctcaaaactcGCCTTGAATCTGCCATAAGGGCCAACCAAGCCAGTAGTAAAGCCAAGGCTGCAGCAAGACAAGCCCAACCTACTGTACAGGCTGCACCGACCATAAAACTCAAAACTAGCTTCTTCTAA